One window of the Eucalyptus grandis isolate ANBG69807.140 chromosome 6, ASM1654582v1, whole genome shotgun sequence genome contains the following:
- the LOC104450302 gene encoding cytoplasmic tRNA 2-thiolation protein 1, with the protein MAESPAKVQKAGGGRSCCVCNERRAALKRPKTLEQICRECFFAVFEEEIHQVIMQNQLFKPGERIAIGASGGKDSTVLACVLSELNRRHNYGLDLFLLSVDEGITGYRDDSLETVKRNEVQYGLPLKIVSYKDLYGWTMDEIVKIIGLKNNCTFCGVFRRQALDRGAALLKVDKLATGHNADDIAETVLLNILRGDIARLSRCTAITTGEDGPIPRCKPFKYTYEKEIVMYAYFKRLDYFSTECIYSPNAYRGFAREFIKDLERIRPRAILDIIKSGESFRISTSTKMPEQGMCERCGYISSQKWCKACVLLEGLNRGLPKLGIGRTRVSDKDQKKDLKQTSGVKSIASKQCGSLDF; encoded by the exons ATGGCGGAAAGCCCCGCCAAAGTCCAAAAGGCCGGGGGAGGACGCTCATGCTGCGTCTGCAACGAAAGGAGAGCTGCCCTCAAGAGGCCTAAAACCCTAGAGCAG ATATGTAGGGAGTGTTTCTTTGCTGTTTTCGAGGAGGAGATCCACCAAGTAATCATGCAAAATCAGTTGTTCAAGCCTGGGGAGCGCATTGCAATTGGTGCATCCGGTGGTAAAG ATTCCACTGTCCTAGCCTGCGTGTTATCAGAGTTAAACCGGAGACACAACTATGGATTGGacctcttcctcttatcggttGATGAAGGAATTACTGGGTATAGGGATGATTCACTTGAAACTGTAAAAAGGAATGAAGTCCAG TATGGATTACCATTGAAAATTGTTTCATACAAAGATTTGTATGGATGGACGATGGATGAAATAGTAAAGATTATCGGATTGAAGAATAACTGCACATTTTGTGGGGTCTTCCGCCGGCAG GCTCTTGACCGAGGCGCTGCGCTGCTGAAAGTAGACAAGCTTGCTACTGGACATAATGCTGATGATATTGCTGAAACAGttcttttgaatattttgcgGGGTGACATTGCGCG aTTGAGCAGGTGTACTGCCATTACAACTGGTGAAGATGGACCAATTCCTAGGTGCAAACCTTTTAAGTACACGTACGAGAAAGAGATTGTCAT GTATGCATACTTCAAGAGGCTGGATTATTTCTCGACTGAAT GCATCTATTCCCCTAATGCATATCGGGGTTTCGCTCGTGAGTTTATAAAGGACCTGGAAAGAATAAG ACCTAGAGCCATACTCGACATTATAAAATCAGGTGAAAGTTTCAGAATATCTACTTCGACAAAAATGCCAGAGCAGGGGATGTGTGAACGCTGTGGTTACATTTCAAGCCAG AAATGGTGTAAAGCCTGTGTTTTGCTGGAAGGACTGAATAGGGGGTTGCCAAAACTAGGAATAGGGCGGACTCGAGTCTCGGATAAGGATCAAAAGAAGGATCTCAAGCAGACTAGTGGGGTGAAGAGCATAGCAAGTAAACAGTGTGGGTCGTTGGATTTTTGA
- the LOC104450303 gene encoding lysine-specific histone demethylase 1 homolog 1 gives MASPEAPPGPALSGDPNSAGSGSGSGSDVSTPENLVAQSEAPLERAPVSPSDQSDRTETEVEPPASDTQDDSSDPLPDAQIRDDFSEPAAGERSGAATEAGRAISVAPTRKRRRRKKFFTEINGGPSLSRNRRYRLADPAKEIDMEALIAISVGFPVDSLTEEEIEANVVSVLGGSEQANYIIIRNHILARWRSNVSMWLTFEQALEAIRTEHRTLVHSAYYFLLEHGYINFGLAPAITEVKLRSADGVERANVVIVGAGMAGLVAARQLVFLGFKVVVLEGRARPGGRVRSKKMSGDGVEAAADLGGSVLTGINGNPLGVLARQLGLPLHKVRDVCPLYLPNGKAVNKDVDSKVEVSFNKLLDRVCNLRQSMIEEVKSIDVPLGTALEAFRHVYNVAGNPQERMLLDWHLANLEYANASLMSNLSMAYWDQDDPYEMGGDHCFIPGGNERFVREFAKDLPIFYGRTVESIRYGLDGVLVYAGGQEFRGDMVLCTVPLGVLKKGTIEFVPELPQRKLDAISRLGFGLLNKVAMLFTYNFWGADIDTFGHLAEDPSMRGEFFLFYSYHSVSGGPLLIALVAGEAAIKFEMMSPVESVNKVLDILRGIFTPKGIVVPDPVQAVCTRWGKDHFAYGSYSYVAIGSSGDDYDILSESVGDGRVFFAGEATNKQYPATMHGALLSGMREAANMLRVAKRRGIGSQ, from the coding sequence ATGGCATCGCCCGAAGCGCCACCAGGGCCGGCGCTGTCCGGCGACCCCAACAGcgccggctccggctccggctctgGCTCCGACGTCTCCACGCCGGAGAACCTCGTCGCGCAGTCCGAGGCTCCTCTGGAGCGGGCCCCCGTCTCGCCGTCCGACCAGTCCGACCGCACCGAGACCGAGGTCGAGCCTCCCGCTTCGGACACCCAGGACGACTCCTCCGACCCCCTCCCGGATGCTCAAATCCGGGACGACTTCTCCGAGCCGGCCGCCGGGGAGCGGAGCGGAGCCGCGACCGAGGCCGGGCGAGCCATCTCCGTCGCGCCGACGAGGAAGCGGCGCCGTAGGAAGAAGTTCTTCACCGAGATCAACGGCGGGCCGTCGTTGTCACGGAACCGAAGGTACAGACTGGCCGATCCGGCGAAGGAGATCGACATGGAGGCGCTAATCGCGATCTCCGTTGGTTTCCCGGTGGACTCGCTCACGGAGGAAGAGATTGAGGCCAATGTGGTGTCGGTACTCGGTGGTTCGGAGCAAGCGAACTATATAATCATTCGGAACCACATTCTAGCGAGGTGGAGATCGAACGTGTCGATGTGGTTGACGTTTGAGCAAGCGCTCGAGGCGATTCGGACGGAGCACCGAACCCTCGTGCACTCTGCGTACTATTTTCTCCTCGAACACGGATACATTAACTTTGGCCTCGCACCTGCTATCACGGAAGTGAAACTGCGGTCGGCTGATGGTGTCGAGAGAGCAAATGTGGTGATTGTTGGAGCTGGAATGGCGGGCTTGGTGGCTGCGAGGCAATTGGTGTTTCTAGGGTTTAAGGTTGTGGTATTGGAAGGTAGGGCTCGGCCGGGTGGGCGCGTTAGGTCTAAGAAAATGAGCGGAGATGGAGTAGAGGCTGCAGCCGATCTCGGTGGGAGTGTGCTCACCGGAATAAATGGGAATCCGCTTGGGGTGTTGGCAAGGCAGTTGGGGTTACCCCTTCATAAGGTTAGAGATGTTTGCCCTTTGTATCTGCCTAATGGGAAAGCTGTGAATAAGGACGTTGATTCTAAAGTAGAGGTCTCATTTAATAAGTTGTTGGATAGAGTTTGTAATCTTAGGCAATCTATGATCGAGGAAGTGAAATCGATTGATGTTCCGTTGGGAACTGCACTGGAAGCTTTTAGGCACGTGTATAATGTGGCAGGAAATCCACAAGAGCGAATGCTATTGGATTGGCACCTCGCGAATTTGGAATATGCAAATGCTTCTCTGATGTCTAATTTGTCAATGGCGTACTGGGATCAGGATGATCCATATGAGATGGGGGGTGATCATTGTTTCATCCCTGGTGGCAATGAGAGGTTTGTTAGAGAGTTTGCCAAGGACTTGCCAATTTTCTATGGAAGGACGGTGGAGAGTATTAGGTATGGGCTTGATGGGGTTTTGGTTTATGCGGGTGGGCAGGAGTTTCGTGGAGACATGGTTCTTTGCACTGTGCCTTTGGGTGTGCTAAAGAAAGGGACTATCGAGTTTGTTCCTGAACTTCCTCAAAGAAAGTTAGATGCCATAAGCAGATTAGGGTTTGGGTTGTTGAACAAAGTTGCAATGTTGTTCACGTATAATTTTTGGGGAGCAGACATCGATACGTTTGGGCACTTGGCTGAAGACCCGAGCATGAGAGGGGAGTTCTTTCTGTTCTATAGTTACCACTCAGTTTCAGGAGGCCCACTTCTCATAGCTCTCGTTGCAGGGGAAGCAGCAATCAAGTTTGAGATGATGTCTCCAGTGGAATCTGTGAATAAAGTCTTAGACATATTGAGAGGTATATTCACCCCCAAAGGGATTGTTGTTCCTGATCCAGTTCAGGCAGTTTGCACTAGATGGGGGAAGGATCACTTTGCGTATGGTTCTTATTCTTATGTTGCAATTGGATCTTCTGGTGACGATTATGATATTCTTTCTGAGAGTGTTGGAGATGGAAGAGTTTTCTTTGCAGGAGAGGCAACTAATAAACAATATCCAGCCACAATGCATGGTGCTCTTCTTAGTGGGATGAGAGAGGCCGCTAATATGCTTCGCGTGGCTAAAAGAAGGGGCATTGGTTCACAGTGA
- the LOC104450304 gene encoding uncharacterized protein LOC104450304 — MITRSKLAEQLREYQLRSKNDWASVSLFCSSSSFGSSRVDVVVFVIWELVILAFLVFSAVSLYFRHMQLALILICVTMLLLLCMKITKQIRLARKKKRRMLLPLSM, encoded by the exons ATGATAACGAGATCGAAACTGGCGGAGCAGTTGAGGGAGTACCAGCTTCGATCCAAGAATGATTGGGCCTCTGTTTCCCTTTTCTGCTCCAGCTCTAGTTTCGGCTCTTCGAG GGTGGATGTTGTGGTCTTTGTGATATGGGAGCTTGTAATTCTAGCTTTCTTGGTTTTCTCAGCAGTGTCTTTGTACTTCCGGCACATGCAGCTGGCCTTAATCTTAATCTGCGTCACCATGCTGTTGCTTCTATGCATGAAAATTACAAAGCAAATAAGATTGGCCAGGAAGAAGAAGCGAAGGATGCTTCTTCCATTATCCATGTAG